A region from the Neurospora crassa OR74A linkage group V, whole genome shotgun sequence genome encodes:
- a CDS encoding thymidylate kinase, which produces MASTTTDPTPATQYGGNNNPIARGALIVIEGLDRSGKTTQVKLLEDRFLKAGKKVKTMRFPDRTTPIGQMIDSYLKSQAQMDDHVIHLLFSANRWEAVKKITSELSQGTTLILDRYYHSGIVYSAAKQNPSLSLSWARAPEIGLPRPDLVLFLDLDEEQARLRGGWGHELYEKAEMQRRVRELFWGLSLGRVGTVTVPVGGVSALGGAGTGGEKKRGGEEVNKREAVMLAEGPTEMEEVAVGAPTPLAGAAGGPHIDREYAFRQEEEDLHVIDASASVEEVAEELWKVVSARVDAVERGEVGKVVRRVL; this is translated from the exons ATGgcctcaacaaccacagACCCAACGCCAGCCACCCAGTATggcggcaacaacaaccccattGCCCGCGGCGCCCTAATAGTCATCGAGGGACTCGATCGCAGCGGCAAAACGACCCAAGTCAAGCTTTTGGAGGACCGCTTTCTGAAAGCCGGGAAAAAAGTCAAGACCATGCGATTTCCCGACCGAACCACGCCCATAGGCCAGATGATCGATTCGTACCTCAAGTCGCAGGCGCAAATGGACGATCATGTTATTCACTTGCTGTTTAGTGCCAATCGATGGGAGGCTGT AAAGAAAATCACCTCGGAACTATCCCAAGGCACCACCCTCATTCTCGACCGCTACTACCACTCGGGCATCGTCTACTCGGCCGCCAAACAAAACCCTTCCCTCTCCTTATCCTGGGCGCGCGCCCCCGAAATCGGTCTCCCGCGTCCCGACCtggtcctcttcctcgacctcgacgaAGAACAAGCGCGCTTGCGCGGCGGGTGGGGCCACGAGCTCTACGAGAAAGCCGAGATGCAGCGCCGAGTAAGGGAGTTGTTCTGGGGATTGTCGCTGGGGAGGGTGGGGACGGTGACGGTGCCGGTTGGTGGTGTTTCGGCCTTGGGTGGTGCTGGGACGGGGGGTGAGAAGAAACggggtggggaggaggtgaaTAAGAGGGAAGCGGTCATGCTTGCCGAAGGACCAACGGAGATGGAAGAGGTGGCGGTTGGAGCGCCGACGCCACTGGCTGGGGCTGCGGGCGGTCCGCATATTGATAGGGAGTATGCGTTTaggcaggaggaggaggatttgcATGTTATTGATGCGAGCGCGAgcgtggaggaggtggcggaGGAGTTGTGGAAGGTGGTGAGTGCGAGAGTAGACGCGgtggagaggggggaggttGGCAAGGTTGTGAGGAGGGTGTTGTGA
- the gch-1 gene encoding GTP cyclohydrolase 1 — MAQETTRDGSDSPSGSVSPPIANGTNNKKDKKSSKKRAHSSGERRSSVSKPARDPSDKPEESPSKKKKRKTTSSTAAAAVPSTITEEVSPSTSVTRSPSPVIDFDGLSRPSRGTRERLEETEAQKQERLDKMKGAVRTLLECIGEDPDREGLLATPERYAKAMLFLTKGYQENVRDIVNGAIFQEGHNEMVIVKDIEVFSMCEHHLVPFTGKMHIGYIPSNAVIGISKLPRIAELFARRLQIQERLTKEVANAIMEILKPQGVAVVMESSHLCMVMRGVQKTTSSTITSCVLGCFESREKTRLEFLSLIGVNR; from the coding sequence aTGGCTCAAGAGACGACGCGCGACGGCTCCGACAGCCCCTCGGGCTCCGTCAGTCCCCCCATCGCCAacggcaccaacaacaagaaggacaagaagagcaGCAAGAAGCGCGCCCACTCCAGCGGCGAGAGGCGATCCAGCGTCAGCAAGCCCGCCCGCGACCCCTCGGACAAGCCCGAAGAGTCGccctccaagaagaagaagagaaagaccacctcctccaccgccgccgccgccgtccccTCCACCATCACCGAAGAAGTCTCCCCATCCACCTCCGTGACCCGCTCTCCTTCGCCCGTCATCGACTTTGACGGCCTAAGTCGCCCTTCGCGTGGCACCCGCGAGCGTCTGGAGGAAACCGAAGCCCAAAAGCAGGAGCGCCTCGACAAGATGAAGGGCGCCGTCCGGACCCTGCTCGAATGCATCGGCGAGGACCCGGACCGCGAAGGTCTCCTCGCCACGCCCGAGCGCTACGCCAAGGCCATGCTCTTCCTGACCAAGGGCTACCAGGAGAATGTGCGCGACATTGTCAACGGGGCCATCTTCCAGGAGGGCCACAACGAGATGGTGATTGTCAAGGACATTGAGGTCTTTTCCATGTGCGAGCACCACCTGGTTCCCTTCACGGGCAAGATGCATATCGGGTACATCCCCAGCAACGCGGTGATTGGCATTAGCAAGCTGCCGCGGATTGCGGAGCTGTTTGCGCGCCGGCTGCAGATCCAGGAGCGGTTGACCAAGGAGGTGGCGAATGCCATTATGGAAATCCTCAAGCCGCAGGGTGTCGCGGTCGTCATGGAGAGCAGCCATTTGTGCATGGTCATGAGAGGCGTTCAGAAGACCACGAGCAGTACCATTACCAGCTGTGTGTTGGGGTGCTTTGAGTCGAGGGAGAAGACGAGGCTCGAGTTCTTGAGCTTGATTGGCGTCAACCGCTAA